A part of Paenibacillus sp. 481 genomic DNA contains:
- a CDS encoding MFS transporter: MKARLNGQLLLLLVVFGLFSLANALSGTFVNVFLWKVKSEFTLIGWFAFSQQIAIGLMFYTAGKWVKEGNKLNCLRLGIGLASLFYAAVLWLGKAAVYYIWPLGLTLGAALGAFWLAFNVIYFEVTDANNRDLFNGSVGLVGAGCGMIAPWASGFLISQLGGDRGYPLIFTISLGVFIGAGMISFWLERRPPEQHYDWLIPFVQWKKKNSPWRAALPALAAQGIRDGVFAFLVGLIVYIATTNELKLGSYTLITSAVSLISFYAVGRWIKEKYRISGMFVGAIAMGCAVVPLFVQLQYSSLLTFGIITSLFSPLFVVPMTSATFDLLGVDEQSVQHRVELTVTREFGLLVGRIVSILAFIVFVQWRNDHQAIVIFLAVVGFAPVITTWLMRPILQQKLKQKEKSASHD, translated from the coding sequence GTGAAAGCGCGTCTTAACGGCCAACTGCTGCTGTTGTTGGTCGTGTTCGGACTTTTTTCGTTGGCGAACGCTCTCTCTGGGACGTTCGTCAACGTTTTTTTATGGAAAGTAAAATCAGAGTTTACGTTAATCGGTTGGTTTGCATTTAGTCAGCAAATAGCGATTGGGCTCATGTTCTACACGGCTGGAAAATGGGTAAAAGAAGGCAATAAGTTGAATTGCTTACGCCTTGGTATAGGTCTTGCTAGTCTGTTCTACGCAGCCGTGCTGTGGTTAGGTAAAGCAGCCGTCTATTATATATGGCCGTTGGGACTTACCTTAGGTGCTGCATTAGGCGCATTTTGGTTGGCCTTTAACGTCATTTATTTTGAAGTAACGGACGCTAATAATCGAGACTTATTTAACGGTTCGGTCGGGTTAGTAGGGGCAGGTTGCGGTATGATCGCTCCGTGGGCGTCAGGGTTTCTCATTTCCCAATTAGGTGGTGATCGGGGTTATCCGCTTATTTTTACGATCTCACTTGGTGTATTTATTGGAGCGGGCATGATTAGTTTTTGGTTGGAACGAAGGCCGCCAGAACAACATTATGATTGGCTAATCCCTTTTGTACAGTGGAAAAAGAAAAATAGCCCGTGGCGTGCCGCTTTGCCAGCACTTGCTGCTCAAGGCATTAGAGATGGGGTATTTGCTTTTCTCGTCGGACTCATCGTGTATATTGCAACGACAAATGAGCTGAAGTTAGGAAGCTATACGCTCATTACGTCAGCGGTGTCTCTCATTAGCTTTTATGCAGTAGGTCGTTGGATTAAAGAGAAGTATCGGATTTCAGGCATGTTTGTAGGGGCGATAGCGATGGGGTGCGCGGTTGTACCTCTTTTTGTTCAGTTACAATATTCGTCTCTGTTGACGTTTGGGATTATCACTTCGTTATTTTCGCCGTTATTTGTGGTTCCGATGACATCGGCTACGTTTGATTTGCTTGGGGTGGATGAACAATCTGTCCAACATCGTGTTGAGCTGACCGTTACGCGTGAGTTTGGGTTACTCGTTGGTAGGATCGTATCCATTTTAGCGTTTATTGTGTTCGTGCAATGGCGAAATGACCATCAGGCGATTGTCATTTTTCTAGCAGTCGTTGGATTTGCGCCCGTCATCACCACATGGCTGATGCGTCCGATCCTGCAACAAAAATTAAAGCAAAAAGAAAAAAGTGCTTCGCATGATTAG
- a CDS encoding NAD(P)/FAD-dependent oxidoreductase produces MKLQSGTLPWLDVLQSVRSYPPLEQHLSCDVVVLGGGMSGALMAFELGKRGKNVVLLEKRSIAGGSTSASTGLLQFCNDKSLTSCIHTFGAASGIQFYTLCKQAVEKLLSLPKQLNADPDLLPRSSLYFASCNEDVPQLENEYATLLEHGFDVEWWDTDKIEAHFGFRKPAAIVTHGDAEANPVKCVHALIDTAVERFGLRIYEDSRVQRHECMVDGVACYTDKGFKVTARHAVFALGYETQELKRDRNAVLESTFAIATQPIPNLEQHWHQKWLIWETARPYLYLRTTTDNRIVAGGLDEGTTIPEEREAMLRNKANLLRGEINKLFPALGPFETEYAWTAAFGSTHDGYPLIGPHPDYPNCYFVEGYGGNGTVYSAIASELICDMIEYGSHPDEHLFRFSRATKP; encoded by the coding sequence ATGAAATTACAGTCCGGTACTTTACCGTGGCTAGACGTTCTGCAATCCGTACGTTCCTATCCTCCACTAGAGCAACATTTATCATGTGATGTCGTTGTACTAGGAGGCGGTATGAGCGGAGCACTAATGGCTTTTGAATTAGGCAAGCGAGGCAAAAATGTGGTCCTGTTAGAAAAGAGAAGCATTGCCGGAGGAAGTACAAGCGCGAGCACGGGCTTGTTGCAGTTTTGCAATGATAAATCGTTAACGTCTTGCATCCATACATTCGGAGCAGCAAGCGGAATCCAATTCTACACGCTATGCAAACAGGCCGTAGAGAAACTGCTTTCACTTCCGAAGCAACTCAATGCCGACCCTGACCTTTTACCAAGAAGCAGCTTGTATTTTGCTAGTTGTAATGAAGATGTGCCCCAACTGGAAAATGAATACGCTACGCTTTTGGAGCATGGCTTTGACGTGGAGTGGTGGGATACCGATAAGATTGAAGCTCACTTTGGCTTTCGCAAGCCCGCCGCGATTGTCACCCACGGTGATGCTGAAGCCAACCCAGTCAAGTGCGTGCACGCATTGATCGACACGGCTGTAGAACGATTTGGACTCCGTATATATGAGGATTCACGTGTGCAGCGTCATGAATGTATGGTTGACGGCGTTGCCTGTTACACGGACAAAGGATTCAAAGTAACGGCAAGGCATGCTGTATTCGCGCTTGGCTATGAAACACAAGAACTTAAACGTGATCGTAACGCCGTATTAGAAAGTACGTTTGCAATCGCAACCCAACCCATTCCAAACCTAGAGCAGCATTGGCATCAGAAATGGTTAATATGGGAAACGGCACGGCCTTATTTATATTTGCGAACGACCACCGATAACCGAATTGTAGCTGGAGGTTTGGATGAGGGTACAACCATTCCCGAAGAACGAGAAGCTATGCTGCGCAACAAAGCGAATTTGTTACGTGGTGAGATTAACAAATTGTTCCCTGCTTTAGGGCCATTCGAAACCGAATATGCTTGGACTGCCGCTTTTGGCTCAACGCACGACGGCTATCCTTTAATAGGGCCACATCCTGATTACCCCAATTGCTATTTTGTGGAAGGGTATGGTGGGAATGGGACGGTGTACAGTGCAATTGCGTCTGAACTCATCTGCGACATGATAGAGTACGGCTCTCATCCGGACGAGCATTTATTTCGTTTTAGTCGAGCAACAAAGCCATAA
- a CDS encoding Lrp/AsnC family transcriptional regulator — protein MKELTELKLSILQLLKEDARRSSDLIATMLGKEEAEVRAAIAEMEEDHVIVKYATVVNWSKVEDEKVTALIEVQITPERGRGFEGIAERIYLFPQVKSVYLMSGAYDLLVEVEGKSLREVASFVSDKLSPIESVLSTKTHFILKKYKQDGIIFEEHEDDHRLVITP, from the coding sequence ATGAAAGAGCTTACCGAGTTGAAACTGAGCATTTTGCAGTTGTTAAAGGAAGACGCCAGACGTTCTTCTGACTTAATTGCAACGATGCTTGGCAAAGAAGAGGCCGAAGTACGTGCGGCCATAGCAGAAATGGAAGAAGATCACGTTATTGTAAAGTACGCCACTGTGGTGAACTGGAGTAAGGTTGAGGATGAGAAAGTAACCGCATTAATTGAAGTGCAAATTACACCTGAGCGTGGACGAGGCTTCGAAGGTATTGCAGAACGTATTTATTTGTTCCCGCAAGTGAAATCGGTGTACTTAATGTCTGGTGCATATGACTTGCTCGTTGAGGTAGAAGGAAAGAGCTTGCGCGAAGTTGCGAGTTTCGTTTCCGACAAGCTATCTCCAATCGAATCCGTATTATCGACAAAAACACATTTTATTTTGAAAAAATATAAGCAAGACGGCATTATATTCGAGGAACACGAGGATGACCATCGCCTCGTTATTACTCCGTGA
- a CDS encoding aminotransferase class I/II-fold pyridoxal phosphate-dependent enzyme yields the protein MIKSEEKQTVSQHSRSMHDYLNPLVRSIPPSGIRKFFDLVSGNKDIITLGVGEPDFCTPWHVREACVYSLERGMTKYTSNAGMPELREEIAKYLDDSFDVTYDPANEVLVTVGGSEAIDLALRALVSPGDEILIPEPCYISYSPIVSIGGGVAVGIETTAENNFKLTAESLRAKITPKSKVLILCYPSNPTGGIMTYEDWLPIAKIVEENDLIVISDEIYAELTYDQKHVSFAAIPGMKDRTILVSGFSKAFAMTGWRMGYACGHQEIIAAMLKIHQYTVMCAPIMGQVAALEALKNGKEEKDRMVESYNQRRRLVVRGFREIGLECHEPQGAFYAFPSIKSTGLTSEQFAQRLLFEAKVAAVPGDVFGLGGEGFIRCSYATSVSQLNEAIERMGRLVDNIKQEM from the coding sequence ATGATTAAGTCAGAGGAGAAACAAACGGTGTCACAACATTCACGTTCGATGCATGATTATTTAAATCCATTAGTACGCTCTATTCCGCCTTCTGGTATTCGCAAGTTTTTTGATTTAGTTAGCGGAAATAAAGACATTATTACGCTCGGTGTGGGCGAACCTGATTTTTGCACACCTTGGCATGTTCGTGAAGCGTGTGTATATTCGTTAGAAAGAGGAATGACGAAATATACGTCAAATGCAGGGATGCCTGAGCTACGCGAAGAGATCGCCAAATACTTGGACGATTCTTTCGATGTCACTTATGATCCAGCCAACGAAGTACTCGTAACGGTCGGCGGCTCGGAAGCCATTGATCTGGCTTTGCGTGCGCTTGTATCGCCAGGGGATGAGATTCTTATCCCTGAGCCGTGTTATATTTCATATTCACCGATCGTATCGATCGGTGGTGGTGTCGCAGTTGGCATTGAGACAACGGCCGAGAACAATTTCAAGCTGACAGCTGAGTCGTTGCGGGCAAAAATTACACCGAAATCAAAAGTGTTAATTTTGTGCTACCCAAGCAATCCGACAGGCGGCATTATGACGTATGAGGATTGGTTGCCGATTGCGAAAATTGTAGAAGAGAACGATTTGATCGTTATTTCGGATGAAATTTATGCAGAGCTTACATACGATCAGAAGCATGTAAGCTTTGCCGCAATTCCTGGCATGAAAGATCGCACGATACTCGTTAGTGGATTTTCGAAGGCTTTTGCAATGACGGGTTGGCGTATGGGATATGCTTGTGGACATCAAGAGATTATAGCAGCAATGTTAAAAATTCATCAGTACACGGTTATGTGTGCGCCGATCATGGGGCAAGTGGCTGCGTTGGAAGCGTTGAAAAACGGCAAAGAAGAAAAAGATCGAATGGTAGAGTCGTACAATCAACGCAGACGGCTAGTCGTTAGAGGCTTCCGTGAAATCGGCTTGGAATGTCATGAACCGCAAGGGGCGTTCTATGCATTTCCTTCCATTAAATCCACGGGCTTAACATCGGAGCAGTTTGCACAGAGGCTGTTGTTTGAGGCTAAAGTAGCAGCTGTCCCGGGCGATGTGTTTGGTCTAGGTGGAGAAGGATTTATTCGTTGCTCCTACGCAACTTCTGTATCGCAATTAAATGAGGCAATTGAGCGTATGGGGCGGTTAGTCGACAATATAAAGCAAGAAATGTGA
- a CDS encoding aspartyl-phosphate phosphatase Spo0E family protein, producing the protein MKNALFREDGMMPKWSGKTRNVSSELLALEDEICILRKQMEQMFQEEQSFTAEKVIEISRLLDVKINEYMKSHVKK; encoded by the coding sequence ATGAAAAACGCCTTATTCAGGGAAGACGGTATGATGCCGAAATGGTCGGGCAAAACAAGAAACGTTTCGTCCGAGCTGCTTGCATTAGAGGATGAAATTTGTATTCTTCGCAAGCAAATGGAACAAATGTTTCAGGAAGAGCAGTCTTTTACAGCTGAGAAAGTTATTGAAATTAGCAGACTGCTTGATGTGAAAATTAATGAATATATGAAATCGCACGTCAAAAAATGA